A window from Balearica regulorum gibbericeps isolate bBalReg1 chromosome 1, bBalReg1.pri, whole genome shotgun sequence encodes these proteins:
- the PCDH9 gene encoding protocadherin-9 isoform X2, with the protein MDLRDFYLLAALIACLRLDSAIAQELIYTIREELPENVPIGNIPKDLNISHINAATGTSASLVYRLVSKAGDAPLVKVSSTTGEIFTTSNRIDREKLCAGASYAEENECFFELEVVILPNDFFRLIKIKIIVKDTNDNAPMFPSPVINISIPENTLINSRFPIPSATDPDTGFNGVQHYELLNGQSVFGLDIVETPEGEKWPQLIVQQNLDREQKDTYVMKIKVEDGGTPQKSSTAILQVTVSDVNDNRPVFKESQVEVHIPENAPVGTSVIQLHATDADIGSNAEIRYIFGAQVAPATKRFFALNNTTGLITVQRSLDREETAIHKVTVLASDGSSTPARATVTINVTDVNDNPPNIDLRYIISPINGTVYLSEKDPVNTKIALITVSDKDTDVNGKVICFIEREVPFHLKAVYDNQYLLETSSLLDYEGTKEFSFKIVASDSGKPSLNQTALVRVKLEDENDNPPIFSQPVIELSVSENNRRGLYLTTISATDEDSGKNADIVYQLGPNASFFDLDRKTGVLTASRVFDREEQERFIFTVTARDNGTPPLQSQAAVIVTVLDENDNSPKFTHNHFQFFVSENLPKYSTVGVITVTDADAGENKAVTLSILNDNENFVLDPYSGVIKSNVSFDREQQSSYTFDVKAVDGGQPPRSSTAKVTINVMDVNDNSPVVIYPPSNTSFKLVPLSAIPGSVVAEVFAVDIDTGMNAELKYTIVSGNNKGLFRIDPVTGNITLEEKPTLNDVGLHRLVVNISDLGYPKSLHTLVLVFLYVNDTAGNASYIYDLIRRTMETPLDRNIGDSSQPYQNEDYLTIMIAIVAGAMVVIVVIFVTVLVRCRHASRFKAAQRSKQGAEWMSPNQENKQNKKKKRKKRKSPKSSLLNFVTIEESKPDDAVHEPINGTISLPAELEEQSIGRFDWGTAPPTTFKPNSPDLAKHYKSASPQSAFHLKPDTPVSVKKHHVIQELPLDNTFVGGCDTLSKRSSTSSDHFSASECSSQGGFKTKGPLHTRQCSPSSP; encoded by the coding sequence ATGGACCTGAGGGATTTTTACCTGTTGGCCGCTTTGATTGCCTGTTTAAGGCTGGATTCTGCTATAGCTCAAGAACTTATTTACACTATTAGAGAGGAGCTGCCTGAAAACGTACCCATAGGGAACATACCAAAGGACCTGAACATTTCTCACATCAATGCTGCCACGGGGACCAGTGCCAGCCTTGTCTACAGACTGGTGTCTAAAGCAGGGGATGCCCCTCTGGTCAAAGTGTCCAGTACCACCGGGGAAATCTTTACGACATCTAACAGAATAGACAGAGAAAAACTCTGTGCTGGAGCTTCctatgcagaagaaaatgaatgtttctttGAACTTGAAGTGGTGATTCTCCCCAATGACTTTTTTAGGctgatcaaaataaaaatcattgtaAAGGATACTAATGACAATGCACCTATGTTTCCATCCCCTGTCATCAATATCTCCATCCCAGAAAACACTCTGATCAACAGTCGCTTTCCAATCCCATCAGCAACAGATCCTGACACAGGTTTCAACGGTGTGCAGCACTACGAGTTGTTAAACGGGCAGAGTGTCTTTGGACTGGATATTGTAGAAACTCCAGAAGGAGAGAAATGGCCTCAGCTGATTGTGCAGCAGAACTTGGACAGAGAGCAAAAGGACACCTACGTGATGAAAATCAAAGTGGAGGATGGAGGTACCCCCCAGAAATCCAGCACAGCCATCCTGCAAGTCACAGTAAGTGATGTCAATGATAACAGGCCAGTGTTTAAAGAAAGTCAAGTAGAGGTTCATATACCAGAGAACGCCCCTGTAGGCACTTCTGTAATTCAGCTTCATGCTACAGATGCAGATATAGGAAGCAATGCAGAAATCAGATACATTTTTGGTGCCCAAGTCGCCCCTGCAACCAAaagattttttgctttaaacaaCACCACAGGGCTGATTACAGTTCAGAGGTCCTTAGATCGAGAAGAGACTGCTATTCACAAAGTGACAGTGCTGGCTAGTGATGGTAGCTCTACACCGGCTCGGGCAACTGTTACCATCAATGTCACTGACGTAAATGATAACCCTCCTAACATAGACCTCAGGTACATAATAAGTCCCATCAATGGCACAGTGTACTTATCTGAGAAAGATCCCGTCAATACAAAGATTGCCCTAATTACGGTTTCAGATAAGGACACTGATGTGAACGGCAAAGTGATCTGTTTCATTGAGAGAGAGGTCCCCTTCCACTTGAAGGCGGTTTATGACAACCAGTATTTGTTAGAGACCTCTTCCTTGTTGGACTATGAGGGCACCAAagaattcagctttaaaattgtTGCTTCTGATTCTGGCAAGCCCAGTTTGAACCAGACTGCCCTGGTAAGAGTTAAACTGGAGGATGAAAATGACAACCCTCCGATTTTCAGCCAGCCTGTAATTGAGCTGtcagtttctgaaaacaacCGGCGTGGTCTATACTTAACAACTATTAGTGCCACAGATGAAGACAGTGGGAAAAATGCAGACATTGTTTATCAGCTTGGCCCTAATGCCTCCTTTTTCGATCTGGATCGAAAGACAGGAGTTTTGACAGCCTCCAGAGTTTTTGACAGAGAAGAGCAGGAACgtttcattttcactgttacAGCCCGAGACAATGGCACCCCTCCTCTGCAGAGTCAAGCAGCTGTAATTGTTACTGTGTTGGACGAAAATGACAACAGTCCCAAATTTACTCATAATCACTTCCAGTTTTTCGTATCGGAGAACTTACCAAAGTATAGCACGGTGGGGGTGATCACAGTGACCGATGCAGATGCCGGGGAAAATAAAGCGGTGACCCTTTCCATCCTGAATGACAACGAAAACTTTGTGCTGGATCCGTACTCAGGAGTTATAAAGTCCAATGTTTCTTTTGATCGAGAACAGCAGAGCTCCTACACCTTTGATGTCAAGGCAGTAGATGGAGGGCAGCCTCCTCGCTCTTCTACAGCGAAAGTAACCATAAATGTCATGGATGTTAACGATAACAGCCCCGTTGTCATCTACCCGCCTTCTAACACTTCTTTTAAGCTAGTGCCACTCTCAGCAATTCCAGGATCGGTGGTAGCCGAAGTGTTTGCCGTGGATATAGACACTGGAATGAATGCCGAGCTTAAGTACACGATTGTAAGCGGAAATAACAAGGGTTTGTTTCGGATTGATCCAGTGACAGGTAATATCACTCTGGAAGAAAAACCAACTCTTAATGATGTGGGGCTGCATCGCTTAGTTGTCAACATAAGCGATTTGGGTTATCCCAAATCCCTGCATACTCTCGTGCttgtatttttgtatgtaaATGATACTGCTGGAAACGCATCTTATATTTATGACTTGATACGCAGGACTATGGAAACACCTTTGGACCGGAACATAGGGGACAGTAGCCAACCCTACCAAAACGAGGACTATCTCACGATCATGATCGCCATTGTGGCAGGTGCCATGGTTGTCATAGTTGTGATATTTGTCACGGTTCTCGTTCGCTGTCGACATGCATCCAGATTCAAAGCCGCCCAGAGGAGCAAGCAAGGTGCTGAGTGGATGTCTCCCAATCAGGagaacaagcaaaacaagaaaaagaaaaggaagaaaaggaaatctcCGAAGAGCTCTCTTTTGAACTTTGTGACCATTGAGGAGTCCAAACCTGATGATGCAGTTCATGAACCTATCAACGGGACAATAAGCCTTCCAGCGGAGCTGGAGGAGCAAAGTATAGGAAGATTTGATTGGGGCACAGCACCACCAACAACCTTTAAGCCTAACAGTCCTGATCTTGCCAAGCATTACAAATCTGCCTCTCCACAGTCTGCTTTTCATCTCAAACCTGACACTCCAGTTTCAGTGAAAAAGCACCACGTGATTCAGGAACTCCCGTTGGACAACACCTTTGTTGGTGGTTGTGACACCCTTTCCAAACGCTCTTCCACTAGTTCAGATCACTTCAGTGCCTCAGAGTGCAGTTCCCAAGGAGGCTTCAAGACAAAGGGCCCCTTACACACCAGACAG